In one window of Bdellovibrio bacteriovorus W DNA:
- a CDS encoding putative methylmalonyl-CoA decarboxylase, gamma-subunit (COG0511 Biotin carboxyl carrier protein): MYFEAELKGKKFKVDVTEHRSSWKVSLQEEGKEWIHYDISKNDYKQAEQYISFLFQGKSYLIDVIGQDTEYTVFTRNSFRAIKVFNDEMLLHESLKKGGGFGGDQELKSGMPGKIIEIFAKEGDIVKANKPLLIMEAMKMENEMRASRDVKIKEIKVKQGDSVESGAVLIKFEDPT; the protein is encoded by the coding sequence ATGTATTTTGAAGCAGAACTCAAAGGCAAAAAATTTAAAGTCGACGTCACCGAACATCGTAGTTCTTGGAAAGTCTCTCTTCAAGAAGAGGGCAAAGAGTGGATTCACTACGACATTTCTAAGAATGATTACAAGCAAGCTGAGCAATACATCAGCTTTCTCTTTCAGGGAAAATCTTACCTGATAGACGTGATCGGACAAGACACAGAGTACACTGTATTCACGCGTAACTCTTTCCGCGCTATTAAAGTATTCAATGATGAAATGCTTCTGCATGAATCTTTGAAAAAAGGTGGCGGATTCGGTGGAGATCAAGAATTGAAGTCAGGCATGCCTGGTAAGATCATTGAAATCTTCGCCAAAGAGGGCGACATCGTCAAAGCTAATAAGCCACTACTTATTATGGAAGCTATGAAAATGGAAAATGAAATGCGTGCTTCTCGCGATGTGAAGATCAAAGAGATCAAGGTTAAGCAAGGTGACTCAGTAGAGTCTGGTGCTGTCCTGATTAAATTTGAAGATCCGACATAA
- a CDS encoding alkaline serine protease (COG1404 Subtilisin-like serine proteases), which translates to MDVQRILSAVACVFVLSACGNKKSISSVFPENGSLDSRACMGQAIEGKYIVQWEDGSFTTEYGRDADSFAKEFVEPRLEEIRLVEKDRQISLENPLQSRAVGATDSWGLDRINARQVWAQGFYGQGVKIGVIDSYVDTSHPQILPRIAINKGEIPNNGIDDDRNGIVDDYYGANFVSVPTNNPNLSAHGTHVAGIIAADSRYGNVEGTAPRAELIPAQFISNDGGGSLGDAILAMQYAANRGAKIINASWGGAPCVASLRNTFLDLQNKGLLLIVAAGNDGRNIDVYPEFPASFNFSSQITVAASSVYDFMTSWSNSGFNLVHVAAPGDRILSTVPGGGTAYMDGTSMAAPYVSGAAALLWSAKPEASAHQIKTALLTSVDVTPGREFKVNTRGRINVEKALQALRQLVP; encoded by the coding sequence ATGGATGTTCAAAGAATTCTCTCGGCGGTTGCATGCGTCTTTGTATTATCAGCTTGTGGCAACAAAAAGTCGATCAGTTCAGTTTTTCCAGAAAATGGATCCTTAGATTCGCGCGCCTGTATGGGGCAAGCCATCGAAGGAAAATACATCGTGCAATGGGAAGATGGATCCTTCACCACAGAATATGGCCGTGATGCCGACTCTTTTGCTAAAGAGTTTGTCGAGCCACGCCTCGAAGAGATTCGCCTTGTTGAAAAAGATCGCCAGATCAGTCTAGAAAATCCTCTCCAATCACGGGCCGTCGGCGCTACGGATAGTTGGGGCCTTGATCGCATCAATGCTCGCCAAGTATGGGCGCAAGGTTTTTACGGCCAAGGTGTAAAGATCGGTGTTATCGATTCTTACGTCGACACTTCTCACCCACAAATTCTTCCACGCATTGCCATTAACAAAGGTGAGATCCCCAATAATGGAATCGATGATGATCGCAACGGCATTGTCGATGATTACTATGGAGCCAACTTTGTTTCAGTACCTACAAACAATCCCAACTTAAGTGCCCATGGTACTCACGTTGCGGGTATTATCGCTGCGGATTCTCGCTATGGCAATGTTGAGGGAACGGCCCCTCGTGCAGAACTGATTCCTGCTCAATTCATCTCTAACGATGGTGGCGGGTCATTAGGTGATGCGATTTTAGCGATGCAGTATGCCGCTAATCGTGGAGCAAAAATTATCAATGCCAGCTGGGGTGGCGCACCTTGTGTTGCCTCTCTCAGAAATACTTTTTTAGATCTGCAAAACAAAGGGCTCTTACTCATTGTCGCAGCCGGAAATGACGGTAGAAACATTGACGTCTACCCCGAGTTTCCTGCCTCTTTTAATTTTTCTTCCCAGATCACCGTGGCCGCATCATCCGTTTACGACTTTATGACTTCATGGTCGAACAGCGGGTTCAACTTGGTTCACGTGGCAGCACCCGGAGATCGTATTCTAAGCACCGTCCCTGGCGGAGGAACAGCCTATATGGATGGCACCAGCATGGCCGCTCCCTATGTGTCTGGAGCCGCAGCCCTGCTCTGGAGTGCAAAACCAGAGGCTTCTGCTCATCAAATTAAAACGGCACTTTTGACTTCTGTGGATGTCACTCCAGGACGCGAATTTAAAGTAAATACTCGAGGCCGCATCAATGTCGAAAAAGCACTTCAAGCGTTAAGACAACTCGTCCCATAA
- a CDS encoding pyruvate carboxylase (COG0439 Biotin carboxylase) — protein sequence MALFKKILIANRGEIAIRITRACRELGIASVAVFSDADRDSLHVFLADEAYHIGPSPSQESYLNYKKIIEVAKQAGVDAVHPGYGFLSENTHFAKALEDAGITFIGPSAKNIIDMGDKLSAKALMKKAGVPTVPGSDGGVENLDDARKIAEKIGLPVIIKASAGGGGKGMRVVRQMDELESAFRACRSEGQNYFADPTVYIEKFINDPKHIEIQVFGDKHGNHVHLFERECSVQRRHQKIIEESPSPSVPQEVRLKMGEASVKAAQQINYIGAGTIEFIFDNATKEFFFMEMNTRLQVEHPITEIVTGFDLVKEQIYVAAGKPLSFKQADIKQKGHAIETRICAEDPITYKPHPGTIRACRHPQGPFMRVDSYAYPGYEVPIYYDPMIAKVITWGETREEAIDRMQRALSEFVLTGIKTNIVLHKTILDHAKFRDGSYTTQFIEQNFEVIEPQLFKEVEDPVFLIAAAITAYNDRKSKDVRQLNITSNWKNVGRKLQLRT from the coding sequence ATGGCATTGTTTAAAAAAATTCTTATCGCAAACAGAGGTGAAATTGCTATCCGTATTACTCGCGCTTGCCGCGAGTTAGGGATCGCTTCCGTTGCCGTGTTTTCAGATGCAGACCGCGACAGTCTTCATGTATTCTTGGCGGACGAGGCTTACCATATTGGCCCCTCTCCTTCCCAAGAAAGTTACTTAAACTATAAAAAAATCATCGAAGTCGCTAAGCAAGCTGGCGTGGACGCTGTTCACCCAGGTTACGGATTCTTGTCAGAGAACACGCACTTCGCAAAAGCCTTAGAAGATGCTGGTATTACTTTCATTGGCCCTTCTGCTAAAAACATCATCGATATGGGTGATAAGCTTTCGGCAAAAGCACTGATGAAAAAAGCTGGAGTTCCAACTGTTCCGGGTAGTGATGGCGGAGTTGAAAATTTAGACGATGCACGCAAAATTGCTGAGAAAATCGGACTACCTGTGATCATCAAGGCTTCAGCTGGTGGCGGCGGAAAAGGAATGCGCGTTGTTCGTCAAATGGATGAGCTAGAAAGCGCCTTCCGTGCTTGTCGCTCTGAAGGTCAGAACTATTTCGCAGATCCAACTGTTTATATCGAAAAGTTCATCAACGATCCGAAGCATATTGAGATTCAAGTCTTTGGTGATAAACACGGAAACCACGTTCATCTCTTTGAACGCGAGTGCTCGGTACAACGTCGTCACCAAAAAATCATCGAAGAATCCCCGTCTCCTTCAGTGCCACAAGAAGTACGCCTAAAAATGGGTGAGGCTTCTGTGAAGGCTGCTCAACAGATTAATTATATCGGTGCAGGTACTATCGAATTTATCTTCGACAACGCAACGAAAGAGTTTTTCTTCATGGAGATGAATACACGTCTTCAAGTTGAGCACCCTATTACTGAAATTGTGACTGGATTTGACTTAGTTAAAGAGCAAATTTACGTAGCCGCTGGAAAACCTTTGAGCTTTAAACAAGCTGATATCAAACAAAAAGGTCATGCCATCGAAACTCGTATTTGTGCAGAAGACCCAATCACTTACAAACCTCACCCAGGAACCATTCGCGCCTGCAGACACCCACAGGGGCCGTTTATGCGCGTTGATAGTTATGCTTATCCTGGTTACGAAGTGCCTATTTACTACGATCCAATGATCGCAAAAGTTATCACTTGGGGTGAAACTCGCGAAGAAGCTATTGATCGTATGCAAAGAGCATTAAGTGAGTTTGTACTTACGGGAATTAAGACAAATATCGTGCTTCATAAAACAATTTTAGATCACGCGAAATTCAGAGATGGATCTTACACAACTCAGTTTATCGAACAAAACTTCGAGGTGATTGAGCCACAGCTTTTCAAAGAAGTTGAAGACCCTGTATTTTTAATTGCTGCTGCTATCACGGCTTACAATGATCGTAAATCTAAAGACGTGCGCCAATTAAACATTACTTCGAATTGGAAGAATGTTGGTCGCAAACTTCAGTTAAGGACTTAA
- a CDS encoding propionyl-CoA carboxylase beta chain (COG4799 Acetyl-CoA carboxylase, carboxyltransferase component (subunits alpha and beta)): MGTEISPGIQARLNDLEKRNEAAMAGGGAARIAKHKQGGRLSARERIDVLLDPGSFVEMDRFVSHRCTNFGMDKNVVPGDGVITGYGRVNGKLVYVSSQDFTVIGGSMSRTQANKICKVMDLAIKNGAPFVSINDSGGARIQEGIESLGGYADIFTRNTMASGVIPQITAIMGPCAGGAVYSPSITDFVFMVKNTSYMFVTGPDVIKTVTHEEVTKEELGGATTHSAKSGVAHFAAEDDKHCLLLIRELMNFLPSNNLDDAPALPTNDRPDRATEALLTLIPENPKKPYDMLSVITECVDEGYFLEVHKHYAQNIIVGYARFNGRPVGIVANQPNILAGCLNIEASRKAARFIRFCDAFNIPVVSFVDVPGFLPGKDQEWNGIITHGAKLLYAYAEATVPKITIITRKAYGGAYIVMGSKLLRSDVNLAYPSAEIAVMGADGAVNIVFREEIAKASDPVAERARLTSEYETKFSNPYVSAELGYTDEVIEPSMTRKRIIDSLEMLKNKRDINPAKKHGNIPL, from the coding sequence ATGGGCACCGAAATTTCACCTGGCATTCAAGCACGCCTGAATGATCTTGAAAAAAGAAACGAAGCCGCAATGGCTGGCGGCGGAGCTGCTAGAATCGCTAAACACAAACAAGGTGGTCGCCTCAGCGCTCGCGAACGTATCGACGTTCTTCTTGATCCAGGAAGCTTTGTGGAAATGGATCGTTTCGTAAGCCATCGCTGCACAAACTTTGGAATGGATAAAAACGTTGTACCTGGTGATGGAGTTATCACAGGTTACGGTCGCGTGAATGGTAAACTTGTTTACGTATCTTCTCAAGACTTCACAGTTATTGGTGGCTCTATGTCTCGCACACAGGCCAATAAAATCTGTAAAGTGATGGACCTCGCTATTAAAAACGGAGCTCCATTTGTTTCTATTAATGATTCTGGTGGCGCGCGCATTCAAGAAGGCATTGAATCTCTTGGTGGTTACGCTGACATCTTCACACGCAATACCATGGCCTCTGGTGTGATCCCACAGATCACAGCGATCATGGGCCCATGCGCGGGAGGAGCTGTTTACTCACCCTCGATCACGGACTTTGTATTCATGGTTAAAAACACAAGCTACATGTTTGTGACTGGGCCAGATGTTATTAAGACTGTGACTCACGAAGAAGTAACTAAAGAAGAACTTGGTGGAGCAACAACTCACTCTGCGAAATCAGGTGTAGCGCACTTTGCGGCAGAAGATGATAAGCATTGCTTACTTCTTATTCGCGAGCTTATGAATTTCTTACCGTCAAATAATTTAGATGATGCTCCAGCTCTTCCGACAAATGATCGCCCTGACAGAGCGACAGAAGCGCTTCTAACTTTGATTCCTGAAAATCCAAAAAAACCATATGACATGTTAAGTGTCATCACTGAGTGTGTGGACGAGGGATACTTCCTTGAAGTTCACAAGCACTATGCTCAGAATATTATTGTCGGCTACGCTCGCTTCAACGGTCGCCCTGTGGGTATTGTTGCGAATCAACCGAACATTCTTGCAGGTTGCTTAAATATCGAAGCCTCTCGCAAAGCGGCTCGCTTTATTCGCTTCTGTGACGCGTTTAACATTCCAGTGGTTTCCTTCGTTGACGTCCCTGGCTTCCTGCCTGGAAAAGATCAAGAATGGAACGGCATCATCACTCATGGTGCAAAACTCCTTTACGCATATGCTGAAGCAACTGTCCCGAAAATTACAATCATCACACGTAAAGCTTACGGTGGTGCTTATATCGTTATGGGATCTAAGCTTCTTAGATCTGACGTAAACCTTGCCTACCCTTCTGCAGAAATTGCAGTGATGGGTGCTGATGGTGCGGTGAACATCGTCTTCAGAGAAGAGATTGCAAAAGCTTCTGATCCAGTGGCAGAGCGTGCGCGCTTAACTTCTGAATATGAAACGAAGTTTAGCAATCCGTATGTGTCTGCAGAACTTGGATACACAGATGAAGTTATTGAGCCGTCAATGACTCGTAAGCGCATCATCGACTCTTTAGAAATGTTGAAAAATAAACGTGATATTAATCCGGCTAAAAAGCACGGAAATATTCCTCTTTAA